A part of Variovorax sp. HW608 genomic DNA contains:
- a CDS encoding NAD-dependent epimerase/dehydratase family protein, translated as MTPRYNRILITGAAGRLGTELRRGLAPLAKQLRLADRVAIEDLRPNEESLVFDLADEAATLAATRDVDAIVHFGGAPLERPWAEILDANIRGSYHVYEGARRHGAKRVVYASSVHAIGYHPLQAHIDADAPVRPDSLYGVSKCFVEALSRLYWDKFGLESVCLRIFSSFPEPADRRMLWSYLSFDDCVRLVQAALTAPQVGHTISFGLSDNAVKPVDNARAGHLGYVPRDSTEPYREAVEARFPPADPRAPATRYLGGWFVDLGHPDDKEEK; from the coding sequence ATGACTCCGCGCTACAACCGCATTCTGATCACCGGCGCCGCCGGCCGCCTCGGCACCGAGCTGCGCAGGGGGCTGGCACCCTTGGCAAAGCAACTGCGCCTGGCCGACCGCGTGGCCATCGAGGACCTGCGCCCCAATGAGGAAAGCCTCGTCTTCGATCTCGCGGACGAGGCCGCGACGCTGGCAGCCACCCGTGACGTCGACGCCATCGTGCATTTCGGCGGGGCGCCGTTGGAGCGCCCCTGGGCCGAGATCCTGGACGCCAATATCCGCGGCAGCTACCACGTCTACGAAGGCGCGCGAAGGCATGGTGCCAAGCGCGTCGTCTATGCGTCGTCGGTCCATGCCATCGGCTACCACCCGCTGCAAGCGCACATCGATGCCGATGCCCCGGTTCGGCCGGACAGCCTCTACGGAGTCTCCAAGTGCTTCGTCGAAGCGCTCTCAAGGCTCTACTGGGACAAGTTCGGCCTCGAAAGCGTGTGCCTTCGCATCTTCTCGTCGTTTCCGGAACCGGCGGATCGGCGCATGCTGTGGTCCTACCTGAGCTTCGACGATTGTGTGCGCCTGGTGCAGGCGGCCCTGACCGCGCCGCAGGTCGGCCACACCATCAGCTTCGGCTTGTCCGACAACGCCGTGAAGCCGGTGGACAACGCGAGAGCGGGGCACCTCGGCTACGTGCCGCGTGACAGTACCGAGCCCTACCGCGAAGCGGTGGAGGCCAGATTCCCGCCCGCCGATCCGCGCGCACCGGCCACCCGCTACCTGGGGGGCTGGTTCGTGGACCTGGGGCATCCCGATGACAAGGAAGAGAAATGA
- a CDS encoding ABC transporter ATP-binding protein produces MLRFESVSACYGPVRAIDGVDLDVMPGEIVTLIGANGAGKTTLMGSVFGTPRANGGRILHRGDDITRLPTNLVARRGIAIVPEGRQIFLDMSVEENLLMGTTAVGDRHFEADRQAAFDLFPRLKERRNQPAGTMSGGEQQMLAIARALMSRPALILLDEPSLGLAPLVVKMIFEVLKEIRSSGKTIFLVEQNAHHALRLSDRGYVLVNGRVRMQGRGEELLSNPEVARAYLGAA; encoded by the coding sequence CTGCTGCGCTTCGAGTCGGTCAGCGCATGCTACGGGCCCGTGCGAGCCATCGACGGCGTGGACCTCGACGTGATGCCGGGGGAGATCGTGACCCTCATCGGAGCGAACGGTGCGGGAAAGACGACGCTGATGGGTTCGGTGTTCGGCACGCCGCGCGCCAACGGGGGACGCATCCTGCACCGCGGCGACGACATCACCCGGCTGCCGACCAACCTGGTGGCGCGCCGTGGCATTGCCATCGTCCCGGAGGGACGGCAGATCTTCCTGGACATGTCTGTCGAGGAGAACCTGCTGATGGGCACCACCGCCGTGGGCGATCGGCACTTCGAGGCCGACCGGCAGGCCGCCTTCGACCTCTTTCCCCGGCTCAAGGAGCGGCGCAATCAACCGGCGGGGACCATGTCCGGCGGCGAGCAGCAGATGCTGGCCATCGCGCGCGCGCTGATGTCGCGACCGGCGCTCATCCTGCTGGACGAACCCTCGCTGGGCTTGGCGCCGCTGGTGGTGAAGATGATCTTCGAGGTGCTCAAGGAGATCCGGTCCAGCGGAAAGACGATCTTCCTCGTGGAGCAGAACGCCCACCACGCGCTGCGACTGTCTGACCGGGGCTACGTGCTGGTCAACGGGCGGGTGCGCATGCAGGGCCGAGGCGAGGAACTGTTGAGCAACCCGGAGGTCGCCAGGGCCTACCTGGGTGCGGCCTGA